The segment GTCTCCTTCTCTCAGCCTGGCTCTGCCCTGGCTAGCCCcttggaagggaggaggagggaggcagccaGGCGCCTCAGCCCCAGCGCCGCAGACCAGGCCATGCCCTACACGTACCCGCCTCTGCCAGCGGCTCCAGACACCTGCTGGCCTCCGCACCCCGGGCCTGGGCCCCTTCCCCAGCCATCCCGTGTGTGGCACCAGCTGGTGACGGACCTGGCTGGACAAAAGCGTTTTTAGAATGGTAATGcaaataaagagagaaatgatGACGCCTCAGGGGCATCTTCTGAGTGTCCGTACCTGACCTGGGTGGGCTCTGCGGGGCGGGGCCCTCCCCAGCCTTCCTCACTGGCCCCACGTGGCCAGGTctccaggcccagggcccagcaAGAGGCCCCCTGGGATTTCCCACGTGCTGTGTTGAAAACAGACCCTGAGCTCCAAGTCCGCAAAAACGGCGTGTGGGCGTCTGGGTGGTTTTTTCCATGAGTCGTAGCTTCCGTCAAAGGAGCGTTCTTATTGGTGGATAGTTTTCACGTCGTGCCCAGTGAAGGACACCCGATGAGACGTCCAGGAGATTCACAATGGACTGGCCGTTTGTGGGAGGGCGTGGGGCCAGCCCGGGGGGCCAGTGTGTCCCACGGCCTGGCTGCAGGGGGTCTTCACGTTTCAGCTGTATCCGCTGTCTGCACCGAGGCCCCGGGCCAGGCGGCATGGCAAGCGACTTCCACCTCCTAGGGCACAGCCTGTCCACCAGCTCAGTGCAGGGAGTCTGGGGTGTTGCTGGGGGCTTGCAGAAAGCCGCGGCCCTCTGACCCAAGCTGGCGAGGCAGCTTGCGGGGGGCTGGGGAAGCCCCAACCCGTCAGCACACTGGCAGCGTGGCCCGTGTGGCGCCTGCCCTGAGCCCTGTCCACCCAGCACTGCTCCTGCTTCTGGGGAGGGCAGCcagaggcagctccacagccacaCTCCCAGGGGCACCGCTCCCCTGCAGGGAGCTATGGGGAACAAGCCGGGCCTGGCAGGGCCCCTCGGGAGAGGAGTGGGTACATCCAGACCTGAGGTGTGTCCCGCAGGCCGTCCCAACATCTGGCTCCCCTGGTGCAGACCTGGACACCCAGCCACCCCGTCCTGCTCCCAGGCCATCCCCCTAGACCCTGCCTTCCCACCCCCGCCGACCCCCCTTCACTGTTTCAGGAACTCAGGCTGGTCGCAGGCCATCCCCCCAGACCCTGCCCTCCCGCCCCCGCCGACCCCCCTTCACTGTTTCAGGGACTCAGGCTGGTCGCAGGGAGAGAAAGGGGCTCCCCTGTGGACCCGTCACCACCCACCGCCAAGCCCTCAGTGCAGCACACCCACCGCAAAGCCCAAATGGAGCAGCAATGCGTCCGCACACGCTGCCCGCCTGTGCCCGGTGTGAGGTGTGGAAGCTGAGGCCCGTACACGTTATGCTGTCCCCACAAGGTGGCACCACCAACCCCAAAGGAACCTGGGCCAGAGCAAAGTCTGGGCAGCGTGGCCGAGGCAGGGGAGCCGCGTGTCCCCACAGCAGGCCTCTCCGCCAGGGCAGCACACCCCTGCCCAGCTCCGCAGGCACAGCCTAGAAGCCTGGGGGTCCCCGCCTTCAGAGTCAAAGCTCTTGGGTCACTGCCCAGCAGCAGGAGAGGGGCTGTCACCACTGACTGGGGGTCCCCATGGGGCTGCCGGCCTAATCCCGCCTTCATCAGGCCCCGGGAAGGAGACAGGAAGCAAAAGTGAGGGCTTTAATGCGCTGAGCAGATTTTTACATAAATCAGAAATCTATGATTCGTCCCCGCTCCAATTAGTAAAAAAAATCCAAGATTCATCACAAAGCATGCGCAATTAGGCCCCGATTCAGAGACGCACAGATCCGTGGTCCAGCCTCGGGTGCCGCGCTATTTTCCATTCTCTGCGCTGAACATTCGTTCCTGGAAACGAATGGTGTGAGCTCGtgcgcccaccaggctcccccgaccccgCCCTTGGCCAGGCCCTGGGCCTGGGCCCTCCCGACagcggccccgcccccgggctccggccccgcccccgcccccgggccCCTCCTACCCGCCCATGACCCCTCCTGCCCACGTCCCAACCGTGGCCCCGGCGCTCACTCTCAGCATCCGCTCCAGCTTCACCGCGTCCGCGGCGAACCTGCGGATCCCGTCAGAGAGCTTCTCCACAGCCATGCGGTCCTCGTTGTGCAGCCAGCGGAAGGCCTTCTCGTCCAGCTGGATCTTCTCCAGGTCACTGGCCTGGGCTGCGGAGCAGATGCCCGGGCCATGGACTCAGAGCCTCGCCCAGGGGTGGAGGCAGCCCACCCCGAGGCTCCAGGTTCCACAGCCTCAAGGGACCAGGGCACTGGTGCCTGTGGAGCCTGAGGcggtgggaggcgggaggggaCGGTCTTACCTGCTTTGGCCGAGAGCATAGGCGTCAGCTTGCTGTGGTCCTTGAGCAGCTCCCCCAGGAGCTGGGGCGAGATGGTGAGGAAGTCACAGCCAGCCAGGGCCTTGATCTCGCCCGTGTTGCGGAAGGAGGCACCCATGACGATGGTCTTGTAGCCGAACTTCTTGTAATAGTTGTAGATCTTGGTGACGCTCTTCACTCCTGGGGGGACACACCAGAGCTGCCATCCGTGCCGCCCAACCCTCCGTCCTGGGGCCCCCTGGGAGCACGCAACACAGCACCCCTCTGCCCTGGCCCGGGCGGCCACTGACCGGGGTCCTCCTGGGGTTCGTAGGACTTCTTGTCTGTGTTGGCCACATGCCAGTCAAGGATGCGGCCCACGAAGGGCGAGATGAGCGTCACGCCGGCCTCGGCGCAGGCCACGGCCTGGGCGAAGGAGAAGAGCAGGGTCATGTTGCACCGGATGCCGTGGTGCTCCTCCAGCTCCCTGCGGGGACGGGGAGAGCGCACGCGTCAGCCCGAAAGGCAGGGCTGGGTCGCTCCACCCTCGTGAGTAACTGTGGAAGGTTCACCAGGGCGAGCTCAGGCCAGCGGCTTGTGGGCAACCAGACCTCATCAAACCCGCATTTCAGAACAGGGACCAAGGTGAGAGGCCCCCGAGAGCTGCAGACAGTCCTCGCCTCGTCACAGAACCTCTGCGCtgggccagtgcaggagacacaggctcagtccctggtccgggaagatcccacaggcccggAGCCCCAGAGCTTCTGcgccacaacaagaggagccgccgcaatgagaagcccccaccctcccacctggAGAAAAGCCAGGCAgccgtgaagacccagcacagccaaaaaaaaagggaCCTTTGGGCTGGAGATCATGGAGTCGGCTCCAACCACAGCACCGTCCTGCCTCAATCCCACAGCCTCACTGGCCCCACGGCCCCCACCTGCCCTCTGGGTCAGCCTGCAGAAAGCCCGTCCCCCAGATGACACGTCAGGGCCGACCATGAGAAGGGGGTCCTGGCCACGCTCTACCACCTGCCAGCTGAGTTCCTGTCCCAGTGGATGGTTTCAGAGGTGCCCCGCTGCCGGGCCACAGGGAAGCAGTCAAGAAGCACAGCCCTGGGGGCACAGGGCCGCCTTGGTGGCCAACGCCATGAGCACTGGGCCAGTAACTCCACCGCTGGTGTGTGCCCACAGGAGACCACCCCAAGCACACGCTCAGCGTTATCCGACACGGGCAGCCACGTGCCCCGGGAAGATGTGCTTGGAAGGTGTGCACACACAGGGAGACCTCCTTAAGGGGGACCCAGGTGTGGCGCGCGTGAGCCTGGAACGGGAGCCAAGCAAGGGAAGCCACACACGAAGGCCATGTGCGGCACAGCCCTGTCCCTCGGGAGCGTTCAGAGGCAGAAGGTGCGTGGCGTAACAACACAGGGACCCGTGGGGGTGGCCAGGCGCTCCAAGGACAGCCGAGCCTGGGCACCAGGGCAGCGTCCTGTCCACGCCCGCCTGCCCCCTCCGCGCCCAGGGTGCTTGGGGGGAGCCAACTCCCACTCTGTCCTTGGCAGACGACACCTCTGCCGGCGGCACCGCGCAGGCCCACTGCCCGAGGGGCCTACCCGGGACGGGCAGAGGCCCCAGCAGCTCCGCGCTCACGGGGACACTTACTTTCCGGCCTGAATTCCTTCCCAGGTGGACGAGAGCTTTATCAGGATCCGCTCCTTGCTGATCCCAGCCTCCTTGTACAGCTCAATGAGGCGCCGGGCGCGGGCCACCATCGCATCCTTATCAAAGGAGAGCCTGCAGGGCACAGGGCGCCTGGCTTGCAGCGGCTGAGTGGGGCAGACGCAAGCGGAGGCCAGGCGCCCACAGTAGCGTGTGGCGCTGCGTGGGGAGCCGCGAACGACAGCGGCTGCTGCTCTCGACCCCCCACTCGTTGGCCCTGAGGCCTTACCTGGCGTCCACTTCCGTGGATACGCGGCCTGGAATTTTCTTCAGTATCTCTGCCCCAAACAACACAAAAAGTTTATCAATAGCATTTGTAATCTGTTCCTCTTGTGACCTGAAATTCCAAGGGAAAAAATTAGGTTAGaagcttctttcttttaaatgtacAGGATTCTGCAAAAATTGTTACCTGCTtcccaaattcttttcccaccgtctgtttttcttaaaaaccTTTCAAAGTGGTGATAAAACACACAGCAGAAAACTTACCaccttacacatttttttttctttttagatttcagcAACAGCACACAGCTCGTGGGACCCctcagctccccgaccaggggcTGGACTCGAGCACACCGCTCTCTCCCCAGTGGCGCGGCCGGTTCGGGCACTGAGGTGCTCACATGGGCGCGGCCACGGCCGCCTCATCCCCAGTGTCTCCATCCTTCAAGCTGAGCCCTGCCATCTTTGGGGGCTTGAACAAAAcactcttcccaccctctctgaaGCTACCTGGGCAGATGAATAAGGGGCACAGTGCAGCTCCAAGATGGACCGGAAAGATCTCCGGCCTGAGAGCAGGGCCAGTCTGCTGATCACTAAGGGCACTGCCTCGTCACCAATTCCAGGAGCATCGAGAAGGGAGGGGAGCCGCAGCACGGGGTGCACGGCGGGgggcagggcaggcccagggcaTGACTGCCACCCCTGCACACGGCTGACCTCAGCACACGGGGCGCCAGAGAGGGACAGGCCAGCCCAGCACAGCTCCTGCCAGGGGCCACTGTTTCCTGCGAGCCCACTCTCAGCTGAGCAGTACCACCCAgatgaacatttaaaatgataCCCAGCAAAGGCGAGTCTATGGAGAGAAGAACCAGTCTGTGGTCGCAGGCGGAGGCACGAGAGAACGTTCTAGGAGGCGAGAACATTCTTGGACTGGACTGTGGCTGCACCACTGTATAGGTGAACGCATCAGAACGAACTGCTCACTGAGACAGTGACTCTCACTCCAACAAGACTATCAGAAGGTAACACGACGCCAGGAAGCAGCTCCACGGCCACCAGGGCTGAGGACAGACTACAGCGGGGGAGGACTCGGGTGCCACCCACACGCTCCTGCCACCAAAACTCAGTGAACTGTCTACTCCCAATGGGTGATGCCCGCAAGAAAGCAGACAGCGTTCCTTCCCGGAGCCTAGAACACTGGCGAACTGGCCTCAGGAGGGAAGCAAGCAGACCCGGCCAGCACCCACGGCCCCACACTCACCCGCCCAGCTTCCTGCCGTAAGCAATGGCCTCCTCCACCAGCTCCTGGTAGGTTGGCATCTGTGCCGCAGCCAGGATCAGGGACGGGTTGGTGGTGGCATCCTGGGGCTTGTACTCGTCGATGGCTGGGAAGTAATTGTGGGAAACAGGGGTCAGTGGAGTGCCCGCTTCCACCCAGAAACCTGAGATGACCCCTGAAAGCCCTAAACACAGGGACAGAGCCAAGTAGGGTGCGGCCACACTTCATGCAGGAAGGCTGGCCAGGAGGCAGCTGAGCACAGGGAGGAAACCTGGAGGCTAAGCCAGCGAGCAGCCGTGCCAAGAGCCGAGAGCTGCCCAGCACCAAGGAGCAAGGAGGGAGGTAGCCAGGAGGAGACCAAGGGCGTCCGCAGGTGCTGGCGCCCAGGTCAGCCGCGGAGGGGCTGGACACGGGCCTTCAAACTATTCTTTTAACACACTTGTTCCTTCCTGATAACCACGCGGGAATTCCAAGGAGTCTCGAGGCCCTGGCTGTCACAGGGCAGTGCTGAGCTCAAGTTCATCAAAACTCAGCTTCCAGGATTAGCCAGTTCAGTAAGTTGATTTGGCAAGCTAGCATTTTCAAAGTATCTTCTGATGACAAAACCACAGAGATGGAAAACAGGGAAGGGGGTGGCTCTCAGGGGCCGGGAACAGCTGTATCCTGCCCGTCCTGGTGGCCCTAAGAACCCGCCACAGAGGACGACCCCTCCTGTGTGCGGCTGGAAACCAGGGAACACAGGGCCGGTCTGCAGCCTGTTCATAGCGCCGTGTTGGCACCAAGGCCCCTGTCCTGATATCACACCACGGCCACACAGAACACCCGGGGAGGTGATGGCAAAAGGATTCGTGGGACCCGATGGGCGAATTCTGCAACTTCCTGGAGTCTGTTAGTTATTTCAAAACAACAAGTTAAGAAAGCACGCTCTGGAGTGGAGCTTACACAAATGTGTGAAACCCAGTGTAATGCGCTGAAGATAGTACCTTGATAAAGCTgacttttaacaaaattaaaaacaaaatctgggGTCAACAGATGGGCTTCAGGCTCCAGGAACCCTTAACAGAATACAAAACCTGGCATGGGGCATGGAGCGGGAAGAGCAGCCACAGCTTTGACTTATTTTCAAAGAGGCTTATGATGCCCCAAAGGCAAAACCCTTCAGTTCACAAAGTGACCGTAAAACTGAAATTACAACTATGTAAGATTTagatatatatgggcttctctggtagctcagttggtaaagaatctgtctacaatgcaggagacccaggttagatacctgggttgggaagatcccctggagaagggaatggctacccactccaatattccatagaggagcttggtgggctacagtccatggggtcacaaagagatggacaaaactgagcaactaacacacatctGTACATATCACCATATATGTGATCACATCACATATAACATACTGTACACATCaccaataaatgtatttttaaataaagtcacAAACACTCACTTAGCAATCTTCAATGTCAGCACTTGGGTTTCAATGTTTCCAAAGAGGAGAACATAGAGCAAGCATTCCCCAAGAGGCCTCTGGACACACTGGGCCGACACTGACAGAGGCCACGGGTAATTGACCTGAAGACCAGCCAGCCTGCAGCTGCTGCCCAGTGAAACCAACAGGAAACCAGCACAGACTCAGCAAAGATGGGAGACACTCCACACTAAGAAGGAGCAAACCAGGACTTCCCGGTggtgcagtgggtaagaatccgcctgcccttGCGGGGGATGTGGGTTGGGTCCCTGGGCCTGGATGACCCCACACGCCCTGGGGCAGCTAGTCCtggtgcgccacagctactgagcctcgAGCCGTAGTACCAAGCCCCTGAGCCCGAGaccccgtgctccacaagagagaccaccacagtgagaggccCTCCACTGCAGCGGGAGCTCAGCCCCTGcgtgccgcagctagagaaaagcccgtgcagagcagtgcagccaaaaataaataaaattagaatcaaAAAGGAGCAGAAAGACGTGCAGCCACTTTCCCAGACTCTCTGTCCTGATGAGGTCACTGCCAGAGGCCTGGACCAGGGAGGGACGGGTGGGAAGAAGCCGGTGGCCTCGCAGGTCAGCCGGAGCTGGAATTGCCCAGGGCCCCCAGCTCTGACCAGGAGGGAACCTTCTGTCAGCTGGTTTAACGTACAGGTTGGACTCaagcccatcaccatctccagcgTTTATGTTTAAGCAGCCAAATATGCCTACTCATTTTCCTCAGCTCTGTGAGATAGAGTCTTATTCttaccaaagaggaaataaagcctGTTTCTCAAGTCACCATGAGAAAGCAGAAACGAGGAAGTCCCTTCCCTACCGTGTGCCCTGGAGCACTCCCAGCACGGAACATTTCACGATTTCTCTGACAACCTTCATGGTTCACAGAGGATGTGAATGGAGGTTCACCTAGTCTGGGTTTCCGCTGCAGAGGATGGGAAGGCCAAGCCCCCCAGTTCCCTCCCAGGAAGGCGAATCAAGCCAGGAAAACCTATACCTGGCGCAAGCTCTGCTTGCCTCCCTGCAGTGAGTGGGGTTGTACCTCCGGGGATCCTTGGTCCCAGGCGGTGAACGTCTAACTGGCCCGCACGCGGCCATGGTCACCAGCGTGCAGCTGTCCCCTGGGCAGGGGTGGGAAGTGTGCGCAACACGGGGTTTCAAAAGCAGGCGGTGTCATTCGCAGAGTCCGGCCTTTCTGGGCCCAAAACTAACTCATGTTCCTGCTCAACATTCGCGCAACGCAACTGCCCCGTGTGACCACAAGTGGTTCGCATCTCCACGGCGGACCAGGAATCGCTGTCCAAATCTAAGTACTTGGGACACCGTCCTCTGACCCACTGGCGGTCACCGCGGGCTCCAGCAGCGCAGAGGACGGGGGCGCTGGGCCCCGCGCATTCGGGTCCTGAGGCACCCACGCCCCGGCCGACGGCGAAGGGGGCCGAGCACGGGGCGCCGAGAGCAAGGGAGAAGTGGGGCGGGG is part of the Bos javanicus breed banteng chromosome 29, ARS-OSU_banteng_1.0, whole genome shotgun sequence genome and harbors:
- the TALDO1 gene encoding transaldolase; this encodes MSGSPVKRQRMENALDQLKQFTTVVADTGDFHAIDEYKPQDATTNPSLILAAAQMPTYQELVEEAIAYGRKLGGSQEEQITNAIDKLFVLFGAEILKKIPGRVSTEVDARLSFDKDAMVARARRLIELYKEAGISKERILIKLSSTWEGIQAGKELEEHHGIRCNMTLLFSFAQAVACAEAGVTLISPFVGRILDWHVANTDKKSYEPQEDPGVKSVTKIYNYYKKFGYKTIVMGASFRNTGEIKALAGCDFLTISPQLLGELLKDHSKLTPMLSAKAAQASDLEKIQLDEKAFRWLHNEDRMAVEKLSDGIRRFAADAVKLERMLRERMFSAENGK